The genomic DNA TTTTTAATCGGTTGCGCGATCGCGCTGTTTTCGTCCTCGATCTCGATCGCTCAAGACCTACAGCCGATTGCGGAACCCGAATCCCGCTTGCGTGCTCCCGATGCGAAACCACAGGTGCAACCGCTGCCAGTGGTCGTCGAATTGTTGGACGATGTGCGCGACCTGAACGGATCGCTGTTGGATACAAACGACTTGGAGGTGAAGACCGCTTTCGGAATCGCCAAGATGCCGTTGACCGAAGTACTGGGGATTCGGATGGCCCGCGATGAAACGGAACTGACGACGATCGTGCTGCACAACGGAGATATCATCACCGGCAAGGTGGACATTCAAAATCTGCTGGTGCAGACCTCGTGGGGCAAATCGGAAGTCAACGGCAACAACCTCGGATCGATCTTCTTCGACGAAGGCCTTTCCTGGAAAGGCTTGAAATTATTGGCGGGCGAAAAGTGGACGCTGGAAAAAGCAGAAGAACTGGCGCCTTCGCCAACGGCCCAAGCCAGTGCTGCGGCCCCCAAAACCAACGCCCCTCGGGCTGCCCAATCGGTGCTTGTCAGTCCCTAGTTCCTTGCCAGAGGGCGTCTCGCCCGGCTTGAGCGTGTTCTGCAACGCAGCCCGCCAGAACCGGTTTCCGGATCGAAAAACCGGCGATCGCGAGGATTTGCTGGTCCGATCCGGTGGATTTCAACGGACATACCATCGCATCTCGCTTCGCGGTCCGATATGATGGCCGGTTGGCGGCAATTTACCGGAATGCTTTTGTTCCGGGATGTGCTGCAAGACTTAAATACTTGGTACAGGAATCGACTGATGGCTGAAGGCACAATCAAACGTGTAACCGACAAAGGGTTCGGATTTATCGACACTGGAGGCGCAAAGGATTTGTTCTTCCACTCCTCCGCATTGGAAGGGGTACGATTCGACGACCTGCGCGAAGGACAACGCGTTTCGTTTGAAGAAGGCCGCGGCCCGAAGGGTCCTTGCGCTGAAAACGTAAAAGTTCTTTAAATCGGATTTCCGATTTGGTTTCACGGTGAAAATTGCCGCTGGCTTGATCAGGCTCGCACGGCGAGTCGCCACAGTTGGCACGGATGACTCGCCAGCGGAAATCGGCTCACCGTGAAACCCGAAAACACACGCTCCCCATCAACCATGACGGAAGGTTGATGTGCGTGTTCTCTCGCCCCGCTGCGGGCAACAACGTTCCCTTGCTGAACGTGCGAACGGAGCCGCATCGCTTGCGGCGGCACAGACGCGTTGCCCCGCAAATCTTATAATGGCGGCACCCTTTCTCGGTTCGACGCGCTGCGCATCTGGTGCATCTTGCCCAGGATTGATAGGCCGTTCATGTGGTGCCCCCCGGCGATCTTTCGGCCGCTTTCTAAGGTCTCAGAGACGGATTCAATGTTGACATTTTATCCACATCGCGATGATAGGGGTTCGGCGTCAAAAACGTGTTTTGCAAACGGTGAAAAGACCGTTTCTGACTGGGTTTTGGTGACCGCTAAGGGAACGTTCGGAAAAGCAGTGCGGAAGACTTGAAGAGAATGCTAGCTAACCTACAATCGGCCCATCAAAGCGAAACCGATGGAAATCGCGTAGGCTCGCATCCAGCGGACGGATGTCATCACGGATGGCGATCTGCCCAGGTTGATCTACCTGTTAGGCTTACGCAAGGTGAAGCATCGGACAGGGTTGTTTATTTGGCTATCCATGATGGAGAGTAAGTCCTCGGAATGTCGGTAACGGAAACGGCAGGTGCGAAGGATCTCACCGGTGAATTACAGGATGCACTGATAAATCGTCTTGGACGAGACTGCTTCCGAATGTGGTTCGGTCAGATCACCCACTGCCATCGCGCTGGTCGCGATGTGGTCGTGGATGTGGCGGCACAATTCGCATTGGATCGAATCGGTTCGCGGTACATGAACGATCTGCGGCAAGCGGTCGTGGATGTCTGTGGGGATGGCGTGAGCGTGTCGCTGCAACTGGCAGCCGACAAACCCGCGGAGGCCTCCGCCGAACCGACCGAGGAACCGGCGTCGACGCTTCGTAGCGATGCGGGCGACGCGACCCCACCGCGTCCAGCGGCCAAAACTGCCAAGCGACAAGCGGCAGCCGAAACGCCGCGCGACAACGTTCAACCGTTGCTTCAAGTCAGCTCGTTTCAATCGACTGGCAGCGATGATCCGCTGCCCGCACGACGTCGCCGCGCCGCATCGTGGGATCAGATTGTCGTCGGCAAATCGAACAAACTGGCCGCCACTGCGGCGCGGATGATTTGCGATTCGCCCGGCGTCACGTCGCCGCTGTTTTTGTGGGGCACGCACGGCACTGGAAAGACACAATTGTTGGATGTCGTGGCGACCGAATTGCGACGCCGCCATCGCTTGCGACGCGTGATTTCGATGACCGCCGAAGAATTCACGAACGACTTTATCGGATCGGTCACCGGCAGCGGTCTGCCAGGTTTCCGCCGCCGTTATCGCGACGTCGACGCGTTGCTGATCGATGAGATCCAATTCCTGCCGGGCAAACGGGCCACGTCGCGGGAAATGCTGTACACGATCGATTCGATCGTGCGGGCTGGAAAGCAACTGGTCTTCGCGGCCGATCGTCCGCCGATGGAGATTCCCGGCCTCGGGCAAGATTTGGCGGGCCGCATGGCTGGCGGCATGGTCTGCTCGATGACTCCGTTGGATCACGAGATGCGGAGCCAGATGTTACAGCAATTATGTGACGCCGAAGGCCTGGGAATCGACCACCAGATGCTCTCCGATATCGCCGCCAACGTGTGTGGCGATGGACGCGTTGTGTCGGGGATCGCGTGCCGTCTGAAGGCGTTGGTCAGCATGCACGACGAACCGGTGACCTACGATCAGATCACTGAAATCTTGAGCGATCTGATTTCAATCGGCAGCTCGTCGTACGGCTTTTCCGACATCCAAACCGCGGTCTGCAACACAATGGGTTTGCCCAAAGACGCGCTGCAGTCCAAGGGGCAAAGCCGCAACGTCAGCCAGGCGCGGATGCTGGCAATGTATTTGGCTCGCGAACATACGGGAGCGACCTACGGTGACATCGGAAAATATTTCGGCCAACGCAGCCACAGCGCCGTGATTGCCGCGACTCGTCGAATCGCCGGAGATGTCGAAACGGGCAAAGCGTTTGCTGTCGGGAATCGCACCATCCCGGCGAAGCAGGTTTTAGAGTCGGTCCAGAATATGTTACGCTCGGGTTGAGTTTAACGACGAAAACCCAAGGATCTTCCGCGTGGCAGAAAAAGTTTGGCATCTGAAGTCGTGCGAGCTGTTTGCCAACCTGCCTGCGGAGCAAATCCGCCGCTTGGAATCGCATTGCCGTGTCCGTTCGTTTGCCGTGCGGAGCCTCGTCTACCTGCCCTATCAAGCTGCCGACAGCGTCTTCTTATTGACGCGTGGGCTGGTCAAAGTTTGCCATGCAACGCCCGAAGGCAAACAATCGACGCTAGCCTTTATTGAACCCGGCGAACTGTTCGGCGAACTGGCACTGTTTGATCCCTCGCAACGCGACGAATTTGTGGAAGTCGTCAACGCCGCGTCGGTGGTGATGATTCCGGCCGAAGAACTGCTACACTTGATGGCTCAGGCCAATGCGTTTGCCGTTGGGATCACCAAATTGGTCGGCCTGCGACGGCAACGGATCCAGCGGCGACTACGGAATCTGTTGTTTCAATCGAATCGCGATCGATTGATCCATTTGCTGTTGGATCTGGCCGATCAGTTTGGCGTCCCGGCGGACAGCGGCGTCCGATTGCGGATCAAGCTGTCCCATCAAGAGCTTGCCAATTTGATCGGCAGCACCCGAGAATCGGTTACGATCGTGTTAGGGCAATTAAAATCGGAAGGATTGATCGACGTCACACGCCGACGGATTGCAATCCTGCGACCGCACCAAATGGCCGAACGCGTTGGGCAAACGTATCGGGCTCCATCGCCTCCAGGGATACCCACCTTATGAACACCACCGCGCGTTGGTCGACACTGCTGATTTTCCTGTGCTTACTCTCGCCGGTGGCCCATGCGCAGCCCGAGAACCGTTCCCGTGGCGAGTCTCGTCGTGGCGGGATGCAACGTTACTTTAACAGCGGCATCATGTCGTTGTTCCGGATTCCCGAAGTGCAGGCCGAACTGGAACTGTCGCGCGAGACGGCGGAACTGATCTTCGCATTGCAAGCCGATCTGTTTTCCGAATACCGCAACGCGCGTCGCGATCAATCGACCGATGAAGCACTGCCTTCGGCCGACGAAGTCTCCACGCAATCGGGGCAGGTCGCCGAACGATTACTCTCGGCGATCCTCGATCCCGCTCAATTCAAACGCCTGCAAGAACTGTGGCTGCAACGCCGCGGGCTGCGCGCGATCACGATGGACGATCTTGCCGACGCGTTGGAACTGGACACGTCACAACGCGAAGCGACAGCCGAATTGGTCCAACGGATCAGCCGCGGTTATGGTCGTGGCAAAATCAGTGAAGAGGATGCCGAAGTCGCCAAACAGATCACCGAAATCTTGACGCCCCAGCAACGCAAGCAATGGGAAACGATGCTCGGCAAGCCGTTTGATTTCTAAACGGACAAGGCCCACGGCTTGCCACCGCCGCGCGACGTGAGGTTGTCCCGCTTGGCGAGATTTGCAAAATGACAGCTTGTCTCCGATCCCAGATTCCCAACAGAACACGCGACGACCGCACCATGAAAGTCCTGCAACTGAATCACATCGCGCTGCATGTCGCCGACGTCGCGGTCAGCGCCGCTTTTTATCGCGATGTGCTGCAATTGGAACCACTTCCACGCCCGGCCTTCGATTTCCCAGGGGCCTGGTTCCGGCTTGGCGAAGACCAAGAGTTGCATCTGATTGGGGATCGCGACAGCGCCGTCCATTCGGCTAGCCGCGGCAATCATTTGGCCCTGAAAGTCGACGATCTCGACGCGTGGGAAAGCCATCTGCAGCGGCTTGGTGCGGACCACAACCCTCGCCGGGTTCGTCCCGATGGCGGGCTGCAGGTATTCCTGCCCGATCCCGATGGGCACTGGATTGAACTGCTGGGCTTCGACGAAGGTCGCCGATAGCGGACGACTCGGACGAGCTTCGATCTGGCGGCTGGCTAGAGAATGGCGTTTGCTAGCGCCATCGCCATTCGGTGTATGCCTGTTGGTGGCCAAAGCTTCGATAGGGATGCTGACGCGGCGTGGCGCCAAAGTATCCGTAGGCGTACGGTTCTTTCCAGACCGGCACGGCCGCGGCGCCAGGAATGACGGCCGACTTGGAGTGCAACAAGGATGGCTTTTGCGGCGAACGGATCACCAGATGTGGTGCGGGAGTGACGCCCCAAAGCCCTAACCCCGCGGGATCGATCGCGTAGGCGGATGGTTGCCCCATCGCAGGTCCTTGGCCGCTTGCGGCATTGACTGAGACGCAAAAAGCGATGCTAGCAAGCGGAATTAAGATGAATCCTTTCACGAACCAATCACTCTCCAATCCGCCAAACCAGTCGACTGCGTCGGGGTCTCGACGCGACGATGCCGCCGCGTCCCGTTTCCTTTTGTATCGGCGAAGCAATTGGATTAATTCAGGCCAATTTTAACGGTTATAGGAATCGGGATAGCCGATCGATGGCTGGAACGTTACGATCGTTGCGGTATCGCGATCAGAAGCCTTCAGTCGAGACTCGGTCCACGACCTCAGTCATTCGCTGCAAGGCCCTAATCTAACGTCTATAGTGGCTATGCTTTGCCAACAGAAGAATTTGGATCGGAGAGCATCAGAAGGCGATATTGATAGCACGTAAGCTTATCAACGTACGTCGGCCTAACACGGAGGATGGCCTTCCATGAATCACTCACGACGACAAATCTTATCGATGCTCGCCGCTGCTTCTGTCGGCGGTGCTGGTTCCGCATTTGCCCAATCGCCGCAGAGCAAGTTCCAAGAACCGGTGTTTCGCATCGCGGCCAATAATAGCCTGACCCCCGCGATCCATCCGTTGGATGAAGCGTTGCGGATCGCGCATGAAGGCTTGCAAGAGATTCGCACCAACATCCAAGACTACACCGCCACGCTGGTCAAACGCGAACTGGTCGGCAATACGGTTAGCGAATACGAATACATGTTCATCAAGGTCCGCAATCGCCGGGTCGTCGATGGACGTTTGGTCGTTCCCTTCAGCGTCTACCTGGCGTTCCTGAAACCGGCGACGGTCAAAGGTCGCGAGGTAATCTATGTGGAACAGCAGAACGAAAACAAGATGGTCGCTCACGAAGGGGGCTTCAAAGGTCGCTTCCTTCCGACCGTCTG from Rosistilla carotiformis includes the following:
- a CDS encoding DnaA/Hda family protein, with translation MSVTETAGAKDLTGELQDALINRLGRDCFRMWFGQITHCHRAGRDVVVDVAAQFALDRIGSRYMNDLRQAVVDVCGDGVSVSLQLAADKPAEASAEPTEEPASTLRSDAGDATPPRPAAKTAKRQAAAETPRDNVQPLLQVSSFQSTGSDDPLPARRRRAASWDQIVVGKSNKLAATAARMICDSPGVTSPLFLWGTHGTGKTQLLDVVATELRRRHRLRRVISMTAEEFTNDFIGSVTGSGLPGFRRRYRDVDALLIDEIQFLPGKRATSREMLYTIDSIVRAGKQLVFAADRPPMEIPGLGQDLAGRMAGGMVCSMTPLDHEMRSQMLQQLCDAEGLGIDHQMLSDIAANVCGDGRVVSGIACRLKALVSMHDEPVTYDQITEILSDLISIGSSSYGFSDIQTAVCNTMGLPKDALQSKGQSRNVSQARMLAMYLAREHTGATYGDIGKYFGQRSHSAVIAATRRIAGDVETGKAFAVGNRTIPAKQVLESVQNMLRSG
- a CDS encoding VOC family protein, with protein sequence MKVLQLNHIALHVADVAVSAAFYRDVLQLEPLPRPAFDFPGAWFRLGEDQELHLIGDRDSAVHSASRGNHLALKVDDLDAWESHLQRLGADHNPRRVRPDGGLQVFLPDPDGHWIELLGFDEGRR
- a CDS encoding Crp/Fnr family transcriptional regulator, with protein sequence MAEKVWHLKSCELFANLPAEQIRRLESHCRVRSFAVRSLVYLPYQAADSVFLLTRGLVKVCHATPEGKQSTLAFIEPGELFGELALFDPSQRDEFVEVVNAASVVMIPAEELLHLMAQANAFAVGITKLVGLRRQRIQRRLRNLLFQSNRDRLIHLLLDLADQFGVPADSGVRLRIKLSHQELANLIGSTRESVTIVLGQLKSEGLIDVTRRRIAILRPHQMAERVGQTYRAPSPPGIPTL
- a CDS encoding DUF1571 domain-containing protein, encoding MNHSRRQILSMLAAASVGGAGSAFAQSPQSKFQEPVFRIAANNSLTPAIHPLDEALRIAHEGLQEIRTNIQDYTATLVKRELVGNTVSEYEYMFIKVRNRRVVDGRLVVPFSVYLAFLKPATVKGREVIYVEQQNENKMVAHEGGFKGRFLPTVWLKPEGAFAMRGQKYPLTEIGIENLVLKLIERGEQDRQHKDVKVEFRKNAKINGRDCSVIQVTHPEYRPEFDFSLGQIFIDDQMNIPVRYVAYGWPKTPGQKPEINEEYTYLNVKLNVGLTDADFDPNNPNYTFYSK
- a CDS encoding cold-shock protein; this translates as MMAGWRQFTGMLLFRDVLQDLNTWYRNRLMAEGTIKRVTDKGFGFIDTGGAKDLFFHSSALEGVRFDDLREGQRVSFEEGRGPKGPCAENVKVL